A region of Mycosarcoma maydis chromosome 15, whole genome shotgun sequence DNA encodes the following proteins:
- a CDS encoding putative cyclin-dependent ser/thr protein kinase, producing the protein METAAAQNLLIANSYAKVEKVGEGTYASVFLARSINTGQKVAIKKIKIVSNENGMDVTAIREVKFLKELNHPNVIKLVDVFSSGSRSPSLNLVLEFLDTNLEALIKDRTLIFTQADIKSWMAMLCRGLEYCHRYWVLHRDLKPNNLLISPQGELKIADFGLAREHGDPGARMTHQVVTRWYRPPELLLGSRAYSSAVDMWSVGCIFAELMLRVPYLPGESDADQLITIFKALGTPTDKDWPGHKSLPEYTAFEQYPKSNLADLFLAASPEALDFLQKMLLFDPLKRLSANQALHHAYFKQGPPPTPFKQLPRHPTKALDSGDPAAHPLLSDSKEKNEVREKQQNQAHGNGNVNGNSRKRPFDAKEIEERRRLARKLAFA; encoded by the coding sequence ATGGAGACTGCCGCGGCACAGAACCTGTTGATCGCCAACTCTTACGCCAAGGTGGAGAAAGTGGGTGAAGGTACATATGCCTCCGTATTCTTGGCACGCAGCATCAATACAGGTCAAAAGGTAGCCATcaagaagatcaagatTGTTTCCAATGAGAACGGTATGGACGTCACTGCAATTCGTGAAGTCAAGTTTCTTAAGGAGCTAAACCACCCCAATGTGATCAAGCTGGTCGACGTTTTTTCTTCAGGTTCTCGATCTCCGTCTCTCAACCTGGTGCTTGAATTCTTGGACACCAATCTAGAAGCACTCATCAAGGACAGGACGCTTATTTTTACTCAAGCCGACATCAAAAGCTGGATGGCGATGCTCTGCCGTGGTTTGGAGTACTGCCATCGCTATTGGGTATTGCATCGTGATCTGAAACCGAACAATTTGCTCATCTCTCCACAAGGCGAACTCAAGATCGCTGATTTTGGTCTTGCACGCGAACACGGCGATCCAGGTGCACGCATGACTCATCAGGTGGTAACGAGATGGTATCGACCGCcagagctgctgttggGTTCCCGCGCCTACTCTTCTGCCGTGGACATGTGGAGTGTAGGCTGCATCTTTGCCGAGCTTATGCTGCGCGTCCCCTATCTACCAGGCGAGTCGGATGCCGACCAGCTCATCACGATTTTCAAGGCGCTCGGTACACCAACCGATAAGGATTGGCCCGGTCACAAGTCTTTGCCAGAGTACACGGCCTTCGAACAATACCCCAAGTCCAATTTAGCTGATCTGTTCCTAGCTGCAAGTCCAGAAGCACTTGATTTCCTCCAAAAGATGCTTCTTTTCGATCCGCTCAAACGGCTCAGTGCTAATCAAGCCTTGCATCACGCGTACTTCAAGCAGGGTCCGCCACCGACACCATTCAAGCAGCTTCCGAGGCACCCAACAAAAGCGTTGGATTCCGGGGATCCAGCTGCGCATCCTCTGCTTTCGGACAGCAAGGAGAAGAACGAAGTGCGTGAAAAGCAGCAGAACCAAGCACATGGTAACGGTAACGTCAacggcaacagcagaaaGCGTCCTTTCGATGCAAAAGAGATTGAAGAACGAAGGAGATTGGCGAGAAAGCTGGCTTTCGCGTAA
- a CDS encoding uncharacterized protein (related to CAB5 - probable dephospho-CoA kinase), with protein MLVVGLTGGIASGKSTASYLISSHPAKIPIIDLDVLAREVVAPGQAALTALRSTFGPSVINSTDGTLNRAELGRLAFATPEKTKLLNKITHGAIRRRMVKKLLLYWIQGQKVVVVDTPLLVEAGLWKLCGEMVLVYCKREDQLKRMLKRDGESKGLSEEDAEQRLKAQLPLEEKLVYADAVLDNSSNFGERLQKDELAAPEWTRNLDRHTSLALRLQVDKLVERWLHGYSGVRGRLRWLVQWLLPPVGLLMGALRAWLRTSAVKARLKTGAKPSLPSSKL; from the coding sequence ATGTTGGTTGTGGGACTCACCGGCGGGATTGCGTCAGGCAAATCCACCGCCTCGTACCTCATCTCTTCGCACCCTGCTAAGATCCCTATCATCGACCTAGACGTGCTGGCACGCGAAGTGGTCGCTCCGGGCCAAGCCGCTCTCACAGCTCTACGCAGCACTTTTGGACCTTCCGTCATCAACAGCACCGACGGGACCCTGAATCGCGCGGAGTTGGGTCGtcttgcctttgccacACCCGAAAAAACAAAGTTGCTCAACAAAATCACCCATGGAGCCATCCGACGTCGCATGGTGAAGAAGTTGCTCCTGTACTGGATTCAGGGTCAAAAAGTTGTAGTCGTGGATACACCGCTGCTGGTAGAAGCAGGGCTGTGGAAGCTTTGCGGTGAAATGGTGCTGGTGTATTGTAAGCGGGAAGATCAGCTGAAGCGAATGTTGAAACGAGATGGTGAGAGTAAAGGTTTGAGCGAGGAGGATGCCGAGCAAAGGCTGAAGGCGCAGCTTCCGTTGGAAGAGAAATTGGTGTATGCCGATGCCGTGCTGGACAACTCGTCGAATTTCGGTGAGAGATTGCAAAAGGATGAGCTTGCGGCACCGGAATGGACGAGGAACTTGGACAGACATACGTCTCTGGCACTGCGATTGCAGGTAGACAAATTGGTCGAGAGATGGTTGCATGGATATAGTGGCGTACGAGGCAGATTGAGATGGCTGGTGCAATGGTTGTTGCCGCCAGTGGGACTGTTGATGGGCGCCTTGAGAGCATGGTTACGAACATCGGCAGTGAAGGCAAGGTTGAAGACGGGTGCAAAGCCGTCCTTGcccagcagcaagctgtAA
- a CDS encoding uncharacterized protein (related to DML1 - essential protein involved in mtDNA inheritance), translating into MSQKEIIYLSFGSFSNHISAHFWNQQQSYFTFEQSDIPSGSSSRDRDTHQNEEPLIDHDVSFQVGQTPSGQDTYNPRAILFETEQEFGALGKLNALYDSFPADSEERNVALDSLQSWGSEALVIVSERVRTSRYQHRLELEDQGLDPESSDEEDEEGDDGVHAGPEQVDNDPRNTHVPAMLKQRRTKRPHRFWSDYSRTFFHPKSLVSVGGQLAAPMPGSYNAAHSSSDSNGRTRFETFSQGVNKYNQLESQHEVLDTNIRWFAEDADLLQGFQYSIGTSDAFGGLGCKYLESLVDEFPKLSHLVFGARWGNINYVSEDAGESAMRENRLARIRKMNNLQSLVQMMEFSTIVTPLSVPDWHCNAQVGANWRRYLGRIDLGDMHHAAALVSTHLETATLGTRLKSRAETLSSLTSRLNWRQDTKLIHLGGALPVPYPTPLGSALPATGSTDAVDALLRSYGYGADSRARQRGAPIESELDLSTRGAKHLLSTWLDLSLPSNLSGGDQKRKRVLYHLSRPYSHTAVLRNSNLDEARLGLGMLDSILSHINPPFGQGVYIPQSYNVLSSYPNFFTLLDKQSKPITEGVQSRSKVIRPKHIPVLSSLAATSSSVYVFKEARETINEALHGHLPLVAYGLDGEDARDGLKEIRESIEGWIDAYSVDQSGDGRGSEESEDGMGTDEEYDVDQIENDGLDWDM; encoded by the coding sequence ATGTCGCAAAAGGAGATCATCTACCTCTCCTTTGGCTCCTTCTCCAATCACATCTCCGCCCACTTTTGGAACCAGCAACAATCTTATTTCACTTTCGAACAATCCGACATCCCTTCCGGATCCAGCTCGCGCGATCGAGATACACACCAAAACGAAGAGCCGCTGATCGATCATGACGTTTCGTTTCAGGTAGGCCAAACTCCGAGTGGTCAAGACACGTACAACCCGCGCGCCATTCTCTTTGAGACCGAACAAGAATTCGGTGCATTAGGAAAGCTCAATGCGCTGTACGACTCCTTCCCCGCAGATAGCGAGGAGAGAAATGTAGCTCTGGATAGCTTGCAGAGCTGGGGCTCAGAGGCGCTGGTCATTGTGTCGGAGAGGGTGAGGACAAGCCGATATCAACACAGATTGGAATTGGAAGATCAGGGTCTGGATCCAGAGTCTTCTGAtgaagaagatgaagaaggGGACGACGGGGTGCATGCTGGACCGGAACAAGTTGACAATGATCCACGCAACACACACGTGCCTGCTATGTTGAAGCAGCGAAGAACCAAAAGGCCGCATCGCTTCTGGTCAGACTATTCGCGCACGTTCTTTCACCCCAAATCGCTCGTCTCTGTAGGAGGGCAGCTTGCCGCTCCTATGCCCGGCTCCTATAACGCTGCTCATTCCTCTTCGGACTCCAATGGACGGACCCGATTCGAAACATTTTCGCAAGGCGTGAACAAATACAACCAGCTCGAGTCACAGCATGAGGTTCTCGACACCAACATACGTTGGTTTGCCGAAGATGCAGACCTGCTCCAAGGCTTTCAGTATTCGATAGGAACATCAGATGCTTTCGGCGGTCTTGGCTGCAAATATCTCGAGAGCCTTGTCGATGAGTTCCCCAAACTCAGCCATCTTGTGTTTGGTGCTAGGTGGGGCAACATCAACTACGTATCCGAGGACGCAGGAGAGTCTGCAATGCGGGAAAACAGGCTCGCCCGGATACGCAAGATGAACAATCTGCAATCATTAGTGCAAATGATGGAGTTCTCTACCATTGTAACGCCATTGAGCGTTCCTGATTGGCACTGTAATGCGCAAGTGGGTGCGAATTGGAGACGATACCTCGGAAGGATCGATTTGGGCGATATGCAccatgcagcagcgctcgtATCGACGCATTTGGAGACAGCGACGCTGGGTACACGTCTCAAGTCTCGTGCCGAGACGCTTTCGTCGCTCACATCGCGTCTCAACTGGCGGCAAGATACCAAGCtcatccatctcggcggCGCATTACCCGTTCCATACCCGACACCGCTGGGCTCGGCATTGCCCGCGACGGGCTCGACGGATGCAGTGGATGCGCTGCTCAGATCGTACGGGTACGGTGCGGACTCACGAGCACGTCAGCGCGGGGCTCCGATCGAATCTGAACTAGACCTATCCACACGTGGTGCTAAACACCTTCTCTCGACGTGGCTGGATCTATCGCTCCCTTCCAACCTCTCTGGTGGCGACCAGAAGCGCAAACGGGTGCTTTATCATCTCTCTCGACCTTATTCGCATACAGCAGTGCTGAGAAATTCCAACCTCGACGAAGCACGTCTAGGCTTGGGAATGCTCGATTCGATCCTCTCGCACATCAACCCTCCGTTTGGCCAAGGTGTATACATCCCGCAGTCGTACAACGTTTTATCGTCCTATCCGAACTTCTTCAcgttgctcgacaagcagTCGAAGCCTATTACAGAAGGAGTGCAATCGAGGAGCAAAGTCATTCGGCCCAAGCACATTCCCGTGCTCTCGTCGCTAGCGGCAAcatcgtcgagcgtgtATGTGTTCAAGGAGGCGAGGGAGACGATCAACGAAGCACTGCACGGTCATCTGCCACTGGTTGCGTACGGTCTAGACGGTGAGGATGCAAGAGACGGATTGAAGGAGATCAGGGAGAGCATTGAGGGCTGGATCGATGCGTATAGTGTTGATCAAAGTGGTGATGGAAGGGGAAGCGAGGAGAGTGAAGATGGGATGGGGACGGACGAGGAGTACGACGTGGATCAGATAGAAAATGATGGCCTGGATTGGGATATGTAA
- a CDS encoding SCF ubiquitin ligase complex subunit HRT3 (related to F-box protein pof7), translating into MDRRITVPSIHNRNRGMEQIVAEDESMQVVDSASSTPLTGQSGVQTPALGPSQMPVNDELEQFRSEWKREVEARGHPTYAHPPPASSSDQSKHDAQASMQVQGSSSKMTNDAQIGLSSLSISADPNAKSVESDQDIQGEQDGSTLPQNDSLPAFPEAEIYAPAALKYSKGAHKMPRTNPSHTQIDLSAPIIPREYHPPPLDPSSSPSTSASSGSVANGVSHALRDRDRTGGHPTTSVFASTSIPPANDAQASGSSSESSLPPPPSRAPRIMATPDAPALASQATQAGMRSAVEAYAHAVEMERSGQLDQALTSYRRAFKLNSNADRLYHRAHLLLTHPALTNTSAQQNDALLSSPAIAEKVRKALDFDDHRYVAIKERRAKDAEARARGEPVHAPPSKSAQDTEEPANEATKLPATRPDELARLLDTWSIEGGGERDFGLVAFEPDDEEKQMPIASLPDEILLHILQLVIAPRGRRGAKVVKLKPSPEEQAALDAAAPALAGRFNVQGDPTKSETQKSGKSNASANVGANSTSGVKAGPDSTIVLSDKEVSASTATPEASSRGEKAATEGSGTGIVPTTRKQPLGIGVVLGGSDWQSLEIVGRTCWKLRLLTKSPSLWREIVRETYYPPILDPSLSLTTLYERNHCDWRTAFINQPRVRLNGCYIAACHYARPGLSEDAWVRVIHVVEFYRSIRFLPDGTALSLLTTDPPSETVRRLEPALKAKGFAKGRWELFEQGLDDDEDEGRPRGPKVVVEDLRDRSMHKYAFRMVFSLRSTTRGRWNKLDLLDYYSVNLTNGEVLPLPQKHSRPFHFSRVIAYGI; encoded by the coding sequence ATGGACCGGCGGATCACAGTACCATCAATACACAATCGCAATCGAGGTATGGAGCAAATTGTTGCAGAGGATGAGTCTATGCAGGTTGTCGATTCGGCGTCTTCTACTCCCCTTACTGGCCAGAGTGGAGTTCAAACACCAGCGCTAGGTCCTTCCCAGATGCCTGTAAACGACGAGCTAGAGCAATTCCGATCCGAATGGAAGAGGGAAGTTGAAGCAAGAGGTCATCCCACTTATGCTCATCCTCCGCCTGCTTCCTCGTCTGATCAGTCCAAGCATGATGCACAAGCGAGCATGCAAGTGCAGGGATCGTCCTCCAAGATGACAAATGATGCTCAAATTGGattgtcgagcttgtctaTCTCAGCAGACCCGAACGCTAAAAGTGTTGAAAGTGACCAAGATATCCAaggcgagcaagatggcAGTACGCTGCCACAGAACGATTCTCTACCTGCTTTCCCTGAGGCAGAGATCTACGCTCCCGCAGCGCTCAAATACTCCAAAGGTGCACACAAGATGCCTCGAACTAACCCTTCACATACACAGATCGATCTTTCGGCCCCTATAATTCCGCGAGAGTATCATCCTCCACCGCTGGATCCCTCATCGTCACCATCGACATCGGCCTCGTCCGGCTCTGTGGCCAACGGAGTCTCTCATGCGCTGCGTGACCGTGATCGTACAGGTGGGCATCCTACCACTTCTGTCTTCGCTTCCACATCTATTCCGCCCGCGAATGATGCACAAGCATCGGGCTCATCTTCAGAATCATCACTacctccaccaccttcCCGGGCTCCGCGAATCATGGCCACACCTGATGCACCCGCTCTCGCAAGTCAAGCCACACAAGCCGGCATGCGTAGTGCTGTGGAGGCATATGCACATGCagtcgagatggagcgCAGCGGgcaactcgaccaagcaCTCACATCTTATCGTCGCGCCTTCAAGCTGAACAGCAACGCCGATCGTCTCTATCATCGAGCTCACCTGCTCCTGACTCACCCTGCCCTGACCAATACCTCAGCCCAGCAGAACGACGCCCTCCTGTCCAGCCCCGCCATCGCAGAAAAGGTGCGCAAAGCACTCGATTTTGATGACCACCGCTATGTTGCGATCAAAGAGAGACGCGCCAAAGACGCCGAGGCCCGTGCCAGGGGAGAGCCTGTGCATGCGCCCCCCTCGAAATCAGCCCAAGACACAGAAGAACCTGCAAATGAAGCAACAAAGCTACCCGCAACTCGTCCAGACGAGCTGGCAAGGCTCTTGGATACTTGGTCGATAGAGGGTGGCGGCGAGAGAGATTTTGGATTGGTGGCATTCGAACCCGACGATGAGGAGAAGCAAATGCCTATTGCAAGCTTGCCCGACGAGATCTTGTTGCATATTCTGCAACTGGTCATCGCACCCAGAGGCAGGAGAGGTGCCAAAGTGGTCAAACTCAAGCCTAGCCCAGAGGAGCAAGCCgcgctcgatgctgctgcacccGCCTTGGCTGGGCGTTTCAACGTCCAAGGTGATCCGACCAAAAGTGAAACCCAAAAGTCAGGCAAGAGCAATGCGAGTGCAAACGTTGGAGCGAATTCAACCAGTGGTGTCAAGGCTGGCCCCGATTCCACGATAGTGCTAAGCGACAAGGAGGTATCAGCAAGCACTGCCACCCCGGAAGCCTCATCACGTGGAGAAAAAGCAGCTACAGAGGGCAGCGGTACGGGGATCGTGCCAACAACACGTAAGCAGCCTCTGGGGATCGGCGTCGTGCTTGGCGGCTCCGACTGGCAGTCGCTTGAAATCGTTGGACGCACATGTTGGAAGCTGCGACTACTCACCAAATCACCCTCTCTGTGGCGCGAAATTGTCCGCGAAACCTACTATCCACCCATCCTCGACCCTTCTCTCAGCCTAACCACTCTCTACGAGCGAAATCACTGTGATTGGCGAACAGCGTTTATCAACCAGCCACGCGTGCGTCTCAATGGTTGCTACATCGCAGCCTGCCACTACGCCCGTCCCGGCCTTTCAGAAGACGCCTGGGTGCGCGTGATTCACGTGGTGGAGTTTTACCGTTCGATTCGCTTCCTTCCCGATGGCACTGCTCTCTCGCTCCTCACTACTGACCCTCCTTCGGAGACTGTACGTCGTCTGGAACCTGCTCTCAAAGCAAAAGGATTCGCCAAAGGCCGATGGGAATTGTTCGAGCAGGGCTtagacgatgatgaggacgaAGGTAGACCGAGAGGGCCTaaggtggtggtggaggatTTGAGGGACAGAAGCATGCACAAGTACGCCTTCAGAATGGTGTTCAGTTTGAGAAGCACGACGAGGGGAAGGTGGAACAAGTTGGATCTGTTGGATTATTACAGCGTCAACCTGACGAACGGTGAGGTGTTGCCCCTGCCACAGAAGCATTCGCGGCCTTTCCACTTTTCCAGGGTCATTGCTTATGGCATATAG